GTTAACGGGCCCGGGCCAAGCGCGGCGACGGCGTCTGCAATGCTCATTCTTTAGGCCCTTCAGTGCGTGATGTCAGCAACTCCGGAAAGAACGTGAGGTCGAGCGCTTGTCGCAGGAAGCTGGCACCGGATGATCCGCCCGTTCCCGGACGAAATCCAATAATGCGCTCGACTGTCTTCAGGTGGCGGAAGCGCCAGAGCTGAAAATATTCTTCGACATCCACAAGCTTCTCGCACATCTCATAAGCCTCCCAGTGGCGGCGGCTATCGGCGTAGATCTCGCGGAAGATTCGCACGATCGCGTCGTTGCGCGTGTACGGCCGCGACCAGTCGCGCTCTATCGCCTCGGCAGGAACCGCATAGCCATGCCGTGCGAGATAGCGCAGGAATTCGTCGTAAAGGCTCGGCGAATGCAGCGTGCGTTCGAGTTCTCGATGAATCTCCGGATCATGTTCGAAGACCTTGATTGTCGCCGCGTTCTTGTTGCCGAGCAGAAGCTCCAGCTTGCGATATTGAAACGACTGAAAGCCGGATGCATTGCCGAGCACGCCACGAAACTCCATGTATTCCGAGGGCGTGAGCGTCTCCAGCACCGCCCATTGCTCGAAGAGCTGCATCTGGACGAGTTTCACGCGCGAGAGAATCTTCAGCGTGGGCGGGAGGCGGTCGTGACGCAGATTGTCGATCGCTGACGTGAGCTCATGAATGAGCAGCTTCATCCATAGCTCCGAAACCTGGTGCTGAATGATGAACAGCAGCTCGTCGTGATGCTCCGGCTGCGAGAGGGGGTGCTGCTGCGCCAGCAGACCCTCGAGCGACAGATAGCCCGAGTAGCTCAGACGATTCGAGAAGTCACTGACAATCGATGCTTCGACGGTACGCTGATTTGTAATAGGCATCGTGGCACTCGCGCGTGAATTGTACGTGTGGCGATTAAGCGTCGGCGAGAACGATCTTCGCAATCGTGGCGAGTTGCATGAAGCTTGTGCCCTCGTAGATCTTGCCGATCTTCGCGTCGCGGTAGAACTTCTCGACGGGATAGTCCTTCACGAATCCCGCACCGCCGAAGACCTCGACGGCAAGCGATGCCGTACGTTCCGCCACCTCGGAGGCGTACAGCTTCGCCATCGCAGCCTCTTTGAGATAAGGCGCGCCCGCATCCTTCAACCGTGCGGCGTTGTAGACCAGCAGTCGTGCCGCCTCAATCTCGGTTGCCATGCGCGCGAGCTGGAACTGCATTGCCTGAAAATCGGCGAGCGCTTTGCCGAACTGCTTGCGCTCCTTGGCATATCGCGCCGCATGACGCCAAGCGCCAGCCGCAAGCCCCAGCATCTGCGCTCCGATGCCGATGCGGCCTTCGTTCAGCGTCTCAATTGCAATCTTGTAACCCTTGCCCGGCTCACCGAGCACGTTCGCCGCAGGTACACGGCAGTTGTCAAAGCGCAGCTCACACGTAGAGCTGGCGCGGATTCCGAGCTTGTCTTCTTCCCGACCGATCGTGAATCCCTGCGCGCCCTTCTCGACGATGAAGCAGGTGATCCCCTTGTAGCCGAGCGCCGGATCGATCGTTGCAAACACAAGATAGATCGACGACTCGAGCGCATTCGTGATCCACAGCTTCGCTCCGTTGAGTATGTAGTCGCCCGTCGCGTCATCACGCGTAGCCCGGCACTGCAGCGCAAAGGCATCGGAGCCGGACGCTGCTTCAGACAGTGCGTACGACCCGGTGGCCCTGGTGGCCAATGCCGGAAGATATTGTTTCTTCTGCGCGTCGGTCCCCCAGAGCAGCAGCGCGTTAATCACCAGCGTGTTTTGCACATCGACCAGCACTCCGACGGCAGGATCGACGGCCGAGATTTCCTCAACAGCCAGAACCGCCTCAAACAGCGTGCCCGCCGCGCCGCCGTACTGCTCCGGAATCTGAATGCCCATGAAACCGAGCTCGTGCAGCTTGCGCAGAAGGCCGGCGTCAAAGTGCGCCTGCTCATCCATCGTACGGACGAGGGGTGCGATCTCGGTTCGGGCAAAGTCGCGGACAGTGGAGCGAAAGAGCTGTTCGTCAGGAGAAAGCTGCGTAAGTGGTTGCATAGTATCGCGCCGAGTTTAGCGTAGCGAACGGGCATCACGCATGGTTCTCGGCCGTTTAGCGCGCGTCAAGCAAGGATTGCAGCCCAAACCCGGCAGAGCTATAATGCGCGCATAGGCACAGCTGGCGTTTCTTCGTGCGGTGCCGCGGGTGAGGTCCGTCTTCAGCGTAATCGTCGAGGATGTCCGGCTCGAAAACGGAGGGCCGCCTGGCCGCGAGGCAGGTGAGGCCGGTAGCTGGCGCGCTGTAACGCGCGTGCTCCGAAGTTGCAAGGCGGCGGTTGGTGGGGCTGTCGTCGACGTGACGAATGCTGTCTGGCCGGGCGATTGCCGTCTGTGCGGCGGGCCAATGCTCTCAATCAGCCGGGCAGGCGTTTGTGAGAGTTGTGTTGCGAGCGTAAAGCCGCAAGACGAGCTGTCCAACGTGCTCTGCAGCCGGTGTGGCGATGCGCTGGGAATGGAGTCCGCGCGGTTCGCTGCCGCGATGGGAACATCTGAGTGCACGATGTGCAGGCTGGCTCCGCCGGAGTTCGCGCGCGCTGTCGCCTATGCGGAGTACGACGCTGAAGTCCGCGAGATGCTGCACCTGCTCAAGTTCAACGGCGTGCGCGAAGTTGCCGGACATCTCCTCGGTGACTATCTCGCCCAAGCCATCCTCAAACTCGAAGGTGAGACGGCGCGCGAGCTGCTCGTGATTCCCGTCCCGCTCTTCGCGGCGCGCGAATGTAGCCGCGGCTTCAATCAGTCGAAGCTGCTCGCTGAGTCCGCCATGAAGCGCCTGCGCAAGCTGCGCCGCGGATGGAAGTTTCAGCTCGACACCAAATCATTCGCTCGCGTGAAGGACACGCATGCATTGTTTACTCTGCAGCCCCACGAGAGGCGTAAGAGTCTGCGCGGAGCTTTTCGCGTAATCGATGCGACACCAATACGCGGGCGCGAGGTGCTGCTGATTGACGACATCATGACCACCGGAGCAACGGCGCGAGAATGTGCGCGTGTTCTGCGCCGCGCCGGCGCGGCGAAGGTCTGGGTCGCGACGGTCGCGAAGGCGCAGCCGGAGAGTGTCAAAGTTCTCACTGCCGATCGTTTCGGCGAGGAGATGGTCGCGCGTTGGGATGCGGTGCCTGTGCAGACAACGGAGGCGCAGGCGAGTTTTTAGGCAATCGGAACCTTGGGGAGGGTTGTGATGCAGACGGGCAAGATGAGAGGGAAGCGCAATCGACACCACACCACGCAGCCGGTGCCCGGCACCGCGCGCGCGGAGGCGCTGGAGATTCGCTCGGGCGTGTTCAGACAACCGGCCATGCAGACGCCAGTGCTCGTGCTCAACGCAAGCTACGAGCCGATCAACATCTGTGGCGCCCGGCGTGCGCTGGTTCTGGTGCTCAAGGGCGTCGCGCGCACCGAGGAAGAGCAGGGAAGCATGCTGCATTCGCACCGCATGAATATCCAGATGCCGAGCGTGATTCGCCTGCTGGAGTACCGCCGCATTCCGCACCAGACGCGCGCTCTCAGCCGCAAGAACATCCTGCTGCGCGATCGCAACACCTGCCAGTATTGCCAGAACGTGCTCACGTCCGCCGAGCTGACTCTGGATCATGTGGTTCCGCGTTCGCGCGGCGGCCTCTCCACCTGGGAAAATCTTGTGGCCTGCTGCCGGGAGTGCAACCGCCGCAAAGGCAGCCATATGCTGCATGAGCTCCTGGATATGAAGCTACTGCGCGAGCCTCGCCCATTCACGCTGCACACCAGCCGCCACATCATGCGCATGATAGGCAGCGCGGATGCCGCGTGGAGAAAGTATCTCTACTTCGAAAACGAAACCGCAGCCTGATTCGCAAAGTAGTCCTGCAACGGAGCGCGGCGATCTGCCGCGCTTTTTATTTTATGGCGCCGGCTCGGTTACGCCGTTCGTGACATTCCGCGCCAGCCGCATCAGCACAAACAGCATCAGCAGCGCACCGAAGTACAGGTAGGACTGCAGCACATTCCAGCCGCGATGTGGCGCCAGAAAGTTCGTTGCAGTCAGCGCGTTCAGCGTGAGAAAACTCGCCAGCGCCAGCAGCCATGGTGGCCGCTGCTGCCAGCATCCATACGCAAACCACACCCACGCGGCAATCGCGAAAACGATGCCGTAGTGGTGCTCCCACGCCATCGGCGACGAAACCACAGAAGCCAAGCCGGTTGCTGCTAGATCAGCCGTCGATCCCCGCAGCTTACCCCATGGGAACACCAGCGCACCGCCAATAAGCACGAGCCCGGTGATCAGCGTGACGTGATAAACCCACGCGATATAAGGCGTGTACAGATGCGGCGTGTAGCTGATGTTTTCGCCATTGCCGATCACTCGATTCAGCGTGCCAAACATTGACTGGTTGCCGTAGTGCGATTGCGCCTTCCTGCTCAAGCTCGAGAGCACATGAATGTAATCGAGGTTGTTGTGCCAGCCGAAGACGAGCGTCGAGAATGCGATCAGCACGACAGCGCACACAAGAAACGCGACCGCGGCATTCCACCGTCGGCGCACAATCATCCAGATCCACAGCAGCCCATACTGCGGTTTCACGAACGCAAGCAGCGCCGCAACCACACCCGCCGATCGCTCGCGTCCTTCCGTCCACAGCAGCAGCAACGCTGCGAACAATAACGACAGAAACGTCTGCGCGTTGCCCAGCGCATATCCCTTGATGAGCGGATAGCAGCCGATGCACGCCAGCATCACCGCGACGATCGACTTCCAATCAATCGAAACGCCGCGCCTTCGCAGGAGCCGCTGCCCCATCCACAACGAGACCGCGCCCACACCGAGCACCGCGAGCCACGACGTCAACGCCAGAATCTTGAGAATCGCGGGCTCGCTCAGGCCGAGATTGCGCAGCGCAACGAGCGGCAGCAGGCTCGCCAGCGGGTAGATGAGCGTGTCATAAAGATGCGCGTAATAGATTGGTTCCGTTGGATGCGCCGCGAAATAATCGAGCGACTTCAGCATCGGCAGCCACGAATCGGTCCACTGCCGCACGTGCACAAACTGCAAAAAGTACTGCTTGATTCCACCTGGATTGCCCAGCCCTGCAACCCGGCAGATCGCCCACTGACCTCCATTCGCGAGAAACAGGCTGCCAAGCACAAACGTGAGCAGCCGCGTGCTGTGCGGGCGCGGCGAAGACTCGCTCGGCGAAGGAACACCCATTGCGCTCACTATAACAAGCGCGCTTCGACGCGCTCCCTCACCATCAACACTCGATGATGTTCAGCGCGAGCCCCGCCAGCGACGTCTCCTTATACCGAGACTGCATATCCATGCCCGTGCGGTACATCGTCTCAATCACCTGGTCCAGCGAAATCTTGTGCGTGCCTTGATCGT
The genomic region above belongs to Acidobacteriaceae bacterium and contains:
- a CDS encoding HNH endonuclease; its protein translation is MQTGKMRGKRNRHHTTQPVPGTARAEALEIRSGVFRQPAMQTPVLVLNASYEPINICGARRALVLVLKGVARTEEEQGSMLHSHRMNIQMPSVIRLLEYRRIPHQTRALSRKNILLRDRNTCQYCQNVLTSAELTLDHVVPRSRGGLSTWENLVACCRECNRRKGSHMLHELLDMKLLREPRPFTLHTSRHIMRMIGSADAAWRKYLYFENETAA
- a CDS encoding ComF family protein, with the translated sequence MPRVRSVFSVIVEDVRLENGGPPGREAGEAGSWRAVTRVLRSCKAAVGGAVVDVTNAVWPGDCRLCGGPMLSISRAGVCESCVASVKPQDELSNVLCSRCGDALGMESARFAAAMGTSECTMCRLAPPEFARAVAYAEYDAEVREMLHLLKFNGVREVAGHLLGDYLAQAILKLEGETARELLVIPVPLFAARECSRGFNQSKLLAESAMKRLRKLRRGWKFQLDTKSFARVKDTHALFTLQPHERRKSLRGAFRVIDATPIRGREVLLIDDIMTTGATARECARVLRRAGAAKVWVATVAKAQPESVKVLTADRFGEEMVARWDAVPVQTTEAQASF
- a CDS encoding tryptophan 2,3-dioxygenase family protein, which produces MPITNQRTVEASIVSDFSNRLSYSGYLSLEGLLAQQHPLSQPEHHDELLFIIQHQVSELWMKLLIHELTSAIDNLRHDRLPPTLKILSRVKLVQMQLFEQWAVLETLTPSEYMEFRGVLGNASGFQSFQYRKLELLLGNKNAATIKVFEHDPEIHRELERTLHSPSLYDEFLRYLARHGYAVPAEAIERDWSRPYTRNDAIVRIFREIYADSRRHWEAYEMCEKLVDVEEYFQLWRFRHLKTVERIIGFRPGTGGSSGASFLRQALDLTFFPELLTSRTEGPKE
- a CDS encoding acyl-CoA dehydrogenase, with the translated sequence MQPLTQLSPDEQLFRSTVRDFARTEIAPLVRTMDEQAHFDAGLLRKLHELGFMGIQIPEQYGGAAGTLFEAVLAVEEISAVDPAVGVLVDVQNTLVINALLLWGTDAQKKQYLPALATRATGSYALSEAASGSDAFALQCRATRDDATGDYILNGAKLWITNALESSIYLVFATIDPALGYKGITCFIVEKGAQGFTIGREEDKLGIRASSTCELRFDNCRVPAANVLGEPGKGYKIAIETLNEGRIGIGAQMLGLAAGAWRHAARYAKERKQFGKALADFQAMQFQLARMATEIEAARLLVYNAARLKDAGAPYLKEAAMAKLYASEVAERTASLAVEVFGGAGFVKDYPVEKFYRDAKIGKIYEGTSFMQLATIAKIVLADA
- a CDS encoding glycosyltransferase family 87 protein, with the protein product MGVPSPSESSPRPHSTRLLTFVLGSLFLANGGQWAICRVAGLGNPGGIKQYFLQFVHVRQWTDSWLPMLKSLDYFAAHPTEPIYYAHLYDTLIYPLASLLPLVALRNLGLSEPAILKILALTSWLAVLGVGAVSLWMGQRLLRRRGVSIDWKSIVAVMLACIGCYPLIKGYALGNAQTFLSLLFAALLLLWTEGRERSAGVVAALLAFVKPQYGLLWIWMIVRRRWNAAVAFLVCAVVLIAFSTLVFGWHNNLDYIHVLSSLSRKAQSHYGNQSMFGTLNRVIGNGENISYTPHLYTPYIAWVYHVTLITGLVLIGGALVFPWGKLRGSTADLAATGLASVVSSPMAWEHHYGIVFAIAAWVWFAYGCWQQRPPWLLALASFLTLNALTATNFLAPHRGWNVLQSYLYFGALLMLFVLMRLARNVTNGVTEPAP